One Myripristis murdjan chromosome 17, fMyrMur1.1, whole genome shotgun sequence DNA segment encodes these proteins:
- the LOC115375754 gene encoding cytochrome c-type heme lyase-like, which produces MAAPIPTVTAEGLIAPSHGCPIMHQEAKSTSAPPSECPMHQSAAASSNPNSSSSSPAVPAHQERAYDFVECPMKAANRDKYKSTDINPDNMMPPPNQQPSPGQPFPLSVGRQESAIPRAGSHQNWVYPSEQMFWNAMLRKGWRWNEGDLSQQDMSNIIRIHNHNNEAAWQEILRWEALHKRECPCGPSLLRFGGKAKELTPRARLRHWMGYELPFDRHDWIVDRCGTEVRYVIDYYDAASVDQRDQNKTILDVRPALDSLSAVWDRMRVTWWRWTH; this is translated from the exons ATGGCAGCACCAATTCCCACCGTAACAGCAGAGGGTCTCATAGCCCCATCCCATGGCTGTCCCATCATGCACCAGGAGGCCAAAAGCACCA GTGCTCCTCCATCAGAATGTCCCATGCACCAATCAGCAGCGGCCTCCTCGAATCCAAACTCCTCCTCCAGT AGCCCTGCGGTCCCAGCTCACCAGGAGAGAGCCTATGACTTTGTTGAATGTCCCATGAAGGCTGCTAATAGAGACAAGTACAAATCTACAGACATTAACCCAGACAATATG ATGCCTCCACCCAATCAGCAGCCGTCTCCAGGCCAgcctttccctctgtctgtggGCAGACAGGAGTCTGCGATCCCACGAGCCGGCTCACACCAGAACTGGGTTTACCCATCGGAGCAAATGTTCTGGAACGCCATGCTGAGGAAAGG ATGGCGTTGGAATGAGGGAGACCTGAGTCAACAGGACATGAGCAACATCATCAGAATCCACAACCACAACAATGAGGCCGCCTGGCAGGAAATACTGAGATGGGAGGCTCTGCATAAGag GGAATGTCCATGTGGTCCATCTCTGCTGCGGTTTGGGGGAAAAGCCAAAGAGCTGACACCCAGAGCAAGGCTCAGACACTGGATGGG CTATGAGCTTCCGTTTGACCGGCATGACTGGATTGTGGACCGCTGTGGGACGGAGGTGCGTTACGTTATAGATTACTACGACGCCGCTTCAGTGGACCAGCGAGACCAGAACAAAACCATCCTGGATGTCCGGCCCGCTCTGGACTCTCTCAGCGCCGTCTGGGACCGCATGAGAGTCACATGGTGGCGCTGGACACATTAA